The following coding sequences are from one Nitrospinota bacterium window:
- a CDS encoding cbb3-type cytochrome c oxidase subunit II, whose translation MSEHTGKETLQEKMEKNVFLLLIIVAITVSIGGIVTIVPLFYLDSTYEDSAKSPEIDSVRPYTPLELAGRDIYIREGCYLCHSQMVRPFRDEKERYGHYSLAVESKYDHPFQWGSKRTGPDLARVGGKYSD comes from the coding sequence AAAGAAACCCTCCAGGAAAAAATGGAGAAAAACGTATTCCTGCTTTTGATAATCGTAGCTATCACCGTCTCTATCGGCGGAATAGTTACTATCGTTCCACTATTTTATCTTGATAGCACTTACGAGGATTCCGCCAAATCCCCTGAAATAGACAGTGTTCGTCCATACACACCGCTGGAACTGGCGGGTAGGGATATTTACATCAGGGAAGGCTGCTACCTCTGCCATTCGCAGATGGTGAGACCTTTCAGGGATGAAAAGGAGCGCTACGGGCATTACTCCCTCGCCGTTGAATCCAAGTATGATCACCCCTTCCAATGGGGTTCGAAACGAACAGGGCCGGATCTTGCCAGGGTTGGAGGAAAGTACTCCGACGA